One window of the Pieris rapae chromosome 13, ilPieRapa1.1, whole genome shotgun sequence genome contains the following:
- the LOC110997543 gene encoding nuclear factor interleukin-3-regulated protein, producing MVAEFILSQQHLMGGGAMGPVPTPSRVPPPPRPRLSVSPHYPMDQSPSSNGSAEHQDFGNSFDYNKRKEFFGQRKQREFIPDSKKDDGYWDRRRRNNEAAKRSREKRRFNDMVLEQRVVELSKENHVLKAQLDAIKEKYGICGEALISIDQVLATLPTCDQVLCVTKRTKLTGNALFPAAPPPPPPIPSASPPPPVPQRAPEPYQERLPAPEAYYPHPAHYEPPGSVLNLSRSRRAPSPYELSSLSGSGDETGEQYAPENNGLPLKLRHKSHLGDKDVASALLSLQHIKQEPGPRSSPSWDGEGSSDERDSGISLGVEYRPQRPVSDERLAEEEDAHLKAELARLATEVATLKNMMHQNKTRVLEH from the coding sequence ATGGTTGCTGAGTTTATATTGAGCCAGCAGCATCTGATGGGTGGGGGTGCCATGGGACCAGTGCCAACCCCCTCCAGAGTGCCGCCGCCGCCAAGGCCGCGCCTCTCAGTCTCACCACACTACCCTATGGATCAATCTCCTTCTTCCAATGGCTCAGCCGAACATCAAGATTTTGGTAACTCATTTGACTACAATAAGAGGAAGGAGTTCTTCGGACAACGCAAACAAAGGGAGTTCATCCCTGACAGCAAGAAAGATGATGGCTACTGGGACCGCAGACGGCGAAACAATGAAGCCGCAAAGCGCTCCCGCGAAAAACGCCGTTTTAATGACATGGTTCTTGAACAGCGAGTCGTCGAACTCTCAAAAGAAAACCACGTGTTAAAAGCTCAGTTAGATgccattaaagaaaaatatggaATCTGTGGAGAGGCGCTTATTAGCATCGATCAAGTCTTAGCCACATTACCGACATGCGATCAAGTACTTTGCGTCACAAAGAGAACTAAATTAACAGGCAACGCTCTATTTCCTGCCGCGCCACCACCACCTCCTCCGATACCTTCTGCATCGCCGCCACCTCCGGTACCTCAGCGTGCCCCTGAACCCTACCAGGAAAGGCTTCCAGCCCCTGAGGCTTATTATCCTCACCCAGCCCACTACGAACCACCAGGTTCCGTTCTCAACCTTTCAAGATCTCGCCGTGCTCCCTCACCTTATGAACTCTCCTCCCTGTCGGGTTCCGGAGATGAAACTGGTGAACAATACGCCCCAGAAAATAACGGGCTCCCATTAAAATTACGCCACAAATCACACTTGGGTGACAAAGATGTTGCCAGCGCTCTCCTCTCCCTCCAACATATCAAACAAGAGCCAGGACCACGTTCGTCGCCTTCTTGGGATGGTGAAGGGTCCAGTGACGAAAGGGACTCGGGGATCTCACTGGGAGTCGAATACAGACCGCAGCGACCTGTCAGCGACGAGAGGTTAGCAGAAGAAGAAGATGCTCACCTTAAGGCAGAGCTAGCGCGGCTCGCTACTGAAGTCGCGACACTTAAAAACATGATGCACCAGAACAAGACTCGTGTTTTGGAACATTGA